The following are from one region of the Edwardsiella tarda ATCC 15947 = NBRC 105688 genome:
- a CDS encoding PTS system mannose/fructose/sorbose family transporter subunit IID, with product MAFNESDDVQLAKAEKRMAQALATSRVERDDYVDQTPGQALSRRDINIMALRSLLLQASFNYERMQAGGWLYTLIPGLRKIHRNPEDLANSMKMHMEFINVHPFDVTFLSGLVLAMERGKERISTIRAVKVALMGPLGGIGDALFWLTLLPICAGIGASLALEGSLFGPVVFLLLFNAVHFALRFGLAHYGYSAGTSALALLKTHTKNISHAASIVGMTVIGALVASYVHLSTPLVMHAGKATVALQKDVLDKLMPNLLPLCFTLLVYWLMKRGYSPIKLIGVTVLIGIAGKWVGWL from the coding sequence ATGGCATTTAACGAGAGTGATGATGTGCAGCTCGCCAAGGCGGAGAAGCGTATGGCGCAGGCGCTGGCGACCAGCCGCGTGGAGCGTGATGACTATGTCGATCAGACTCCCGGGCAGGCGTTGAGTCGGCGAGATATCAATATCATGGCCTTGCGATCCCTGTTATTGCAGGCCTCCTTTAACTACGAGCGTATGCAGGCGGGTGGCTGGTTGTACACCCTGATCCCAGGGCTGCGCAAGATCCATCGCAATCCGGAGGATCTGGCCAACTCGATGAAGATGCATATGGAGTTTATCAACGTCCACCCATTCGACGTGACCTTCCTCTCCGGTCTGGTGTTGGCGATGGAGCGCGGCAAGGAGCGAATCTCCACCATCCGTGCGGTCAAGGTGGCGTTGATGGGGCCGCTGGGGGGGATCGGCGACGCGTTATTCTGGCTGACGCTGTTGCCAATCTGCGCCGGTATCGGGGCATCGTTGGCGCTCGAGGGGAGCCTGTTCGGACCGGTGGTATTCCTGCTGTTATTTAACGCCGTCCATTTCGCCCTGCGCTTCGGCCTGGCGCACTACGGCTACAGTGCGGGGACCAGCGCTTTGGCGTTACTGAAGACCCACACCAAGAACATCTCCCATGCGGCTTCGATCGTCGGCATGACGGTGATTGGGGCGCTGGTGGCCTCCTATGTGCATCTCTCGACGCCATTGGTGATGCATGCCGGCAAGGCGACGGTCGCGCTTCAGAAAGATGTTCTGGATAAGTTGATGCCCAATCTGCTGCCACTCTGCTTCACCCTATTGGTGTACTGGTTGATGAAGCGTGGCTATTCGCCGATCAAACTGATCGGGGTGACGGTATTGATCGGCATCGCTGGCAAATGGGTCGGTTGGCTCTAA
- the agaW gene encoding PTS N-acetylgalactosamine transporter subunit IIC, with product MLTDALLIGLLAGIAGIDLFDGLTHIHRPLVIGPLVGLILGDVYTGLLVGGTLELVWMGMVPLAGAQPPNVVIGGVIGTAFAILTHADPKVAIGVAVPFSIAVQGCITLLFTVYSPMMHRCDEMVKKLNWRGVEWVNYAGLLILFCFYFIVAFLPVYLGADAASAMVAKAPTWLLDGLSVAGGMMPAIGFSLLMKIMMKKTYVAYFILGFISVTFLNMPIIAVALGALAIALIDFFNRTRHDNTPEPRANASHNQEMEEDGI from the coding sequence ATGTTAACCGATGCATTGTTGATTGGACTGCTGGCGGGGATTGCCGGCATCGATCTGTTCGATGGTTTGACCCATATTCACCGTCCGCTGGTGATCGGCCCGCTAGTTGGGCTGATCTTAGGTGATGTCTATACCGGCCTGCTGGTCGGCGGGACATTAGAGCTGGTGTGGATGGGAATGGTGCCGCTGGCCGGTGCCCAGCCGCCTAACGTGGTCATCGGCGGGGTAATCGGCACCGCATTTGCCATCCTGACGCATGCCGACCCCAAAGTCGCTATCGGCGTGGCGGTGCCGTTCTCCATCGCGGTACAAGGGTGTATCACCCTGCTGTTTACCGTCTATTCGCCGATGATGCATCGCTGCGATGAGATGGTGAAAAAACTCAACTGGCGTGGCGTCGAATGGGTGAACTATGCCGGGCTGCTGATCCTATTCTGCTTCTACTTCATCGTCGCCTTCCTGCCGGTCTATCTGGGGGCCGATGCGGCCAGCGCCATGGTCGCAAAGGCACCGACATGGTTATTAGACGGCCTCTCCGTCGCCGGCGGAATGATGCCCGCCATCGGCTTCTCGCTACTGATGAAGATCATGATGAAGAAGACCTATGTGGCCTATTTCATTTTGGGGTTCATCTCGGTCACCTTCCTCAATATGCCGATTATCGCGGTGGCGTTGGGCGCCCTGGCGATCGCCCTGATCGACTTTTTTAACCGTACCCGTCATGACAATACGCCGGAGCCGCGTGCGAACGCCTCCCACAACCAGGAGATGGAAGAAGATGGCATTTAA
- the agaV gene encoding PTS N-acetylgalactosamine transporter subunit IIB: MSQPNILMTRIDNRLVHGQVGVTWTNTLGANLVLVANDAAAADPVQQNLMDMVVADGVQTRYFTLQKTIDVIHKAADRQKIFLVCKTPQDVLTLVRGGVPIQFVNIGNMHFSEGKRQIHKTVSVDDDDVAAFQALSSLGIACEIRRVPDEAGEPINRLLG, from the coding sequence ATGTCGCAACCCAACATCCTAATGACCCGGATCGATAACCGCTTGGTACACGGGCAGGTTGGTGTGACCTGGACCAATACCCTGGGCGCCAATCTGGTTCTGGTCGCTAACGATGCCGCCGCTGCCGATCCTGTCCAACAGAACTTGATGGACATGGTGGTTGCCGACGGCGTACAGACGCGTTATTTCACGCTGCAGAAGACGATCGATGTGATCCACAAGGCCGCCGATCGCCAAAAGATCTTCCTGGTCTGTAAGACGCCTCAGGATGTGTTGACCCTGGTACGCGGCGGTGTCCCGATCCAGTTTGTTAATATCGGCAATATGCATTTCTCCGAGGGAAAACGCCAGATCCACAAGACGGTCTCGGTTGATGACGACGATGTGGCCGCTTTTCAGGCGCTGAGTTCGCTCGGCATCGCATGCGAGATCCGGCGCGTGCCAGATGAGGCCGGCGAACCGATTAACCGGCTGTTGGGCTGA
- a CDS encoding SIS domain-containing protein, producing MCDDVLGYSPAWLQAHGAWHTAHEIAQQPRLWQALHRTLHEEQARWQPFLAAVLVQPNLQIVLCGAGSSAFVGRALAPWLREQCGREVVAYATTDIVPSPRQYLDPRRPTLLVSFGRSGNSPESVAALALADRLLPRCFHLLLTCNPDGELARYAEGRANACSLIMPQGSHDQSFAMTSSFSCMMLACALLLGPRALAESPDGLQRMTALCRQVLPVWLPAIKQLAGRGFQRLLVLGSRAFTGVAEEAALKMLELTAGRIATRYDSAMGLRHGPKFMVGPQTLVVTMLSAEPYCRCYDLDLLAELRRDGLAQEIVALSGAVEPDALSLASDLDEVWLLFPFLLYLQILAFETSLALGITPDNPCPSGEVNRVVQGVVIHDYPLTHSPITEMEV from the coding sequence ATGTGTGATGATGTTTTAGGCTATTCCCCCGCGTGGTTGCAGGCGCATGGTGCCTGGCATACCGCGCATGAGATAGCGCAACAGCCGCGACTGTGGCAGGCCTTACACCGAACGTTGCATGAGGAACAGGCGCGTTGGCAGCCTTTCTTGGCGGCCGTGCTGGTGCAGCCCAATCTTCAGATCGTGCTGTGTGGCGCCGGATCGTCGGCGTTTGTCGGGCGGGCGTTGGCGCCCTGGCTACGAGAACAGTGCGGGCGGGAGGTGGTGGCCTACGCGACGACCGATATCGTACCGTCGCCACGACAATACTTGGATCCTCGCCGGCCGACATTGCTGGTCTCTTTCGGCCGCTCCGGCAACAGTCCGGAGAGCGTGGCGGCGCTGGCGCTGGCCGATCGTTTGTTACCCCGTTGCTTTCACCTGTTGTTGACCTGTAACCCCGACGGTGAGTTGGCTCGTTATGCCGAAGGGCGTGCGAACGCCTGCTCACTGATCATGCCGCAGGGCTCGCACGATCAAAGTTTTGCCATGACCTCAAGCTTCAGTTGCATGATGCTGGCCTGTGCGCTGTTGCTCGGCCCACGCGCCTTGGCAGAGAGCCCCGACGGGCTACAACGGATGACGGCGTTGTGCCGCCAGGTGTTACCCGTGTGGCTACCGGCGATCAAACAGCTCGCCGGGCGTGGTTTTCAACGCCTGCTGGTGCTGGGGAGTCGCGCCTTTACCGGTGTGGCCGAGGAGGCGGCGTTGAAAATGTTGGAGCTAACGGCGGGGCGCATCGCGACCCGTTACGACTCCGCCATGGGATTGCGCCACGGCCCGAAGTTTATGGTCGGCCCACAAACGCTGGTGGTGACGATGTTGAGCGCCGAGCCTTACTGCCGTTGCTACGATCTCGACTTGTTGGCTGAGCTGCGTCGGGATGGATTGGCGCAGGAGATCGTGGCGTTGAGCGGTGCCGTAGAACCCGATGCGCTCTCCCTGGCAAGCGACCTTGATGAGGTTTGGCTGTTATTCCCCTTTCTGTTGTATCTGCAAATCTTGGCCTTTGAAACCTCACTGGCCCTGGGCATCACGCCAGATAACCCCTGCCCGAGTGGCGAGGTGAATCGCGTGGTGCAGGGGGTGGTGATCCATGATTATCCGCTAACGCATTCCCCGATAACCGAGATGGAGGTGTGA
- the agaR gene encoding transcriptional repressor AgaR, which yields MGIDTVKRREQIIDQLCQEGSVRVEQLRHHFSVSSVTIRNDLRYLERKGCALRSYGGAMLNQQFVFDRPLHDKGRLNRDVKSRIAARAAALVQDGDTLILDSGSTTAQIVPFLKARRDLVVMTNALNIACELTGYEQVEVLVLGGNMRPNSYSLYGHAAEQQLRQYHFDRLFLGVDGFDLECGITTPHRGEAQLNRVMCDVASEIIAVVDASKFGRKSFCTIRGAAQIQRVITDSRIPEVYHRTLLDLGVEVIIADG from the coding sequence ATGGGCATCGATACCGTAAAACGCCGCGAGCAGATTATCGATCAGTTGTGCCAGGAGGGCAGCGTGCGGGTTGAGCAGTTGCGTCACCACTTTAGTGTTTCCAGTGTGACTATCCGCAACGATCTGCGCTATTTGGAGCGCAAGGGGTGCGCATTGCGTTCTTATGGTGGCGCGATGTTGAACCAGCAGTTTGTGTTCGATCGGCCATTGCACGATAAGGGGCGCTTGAATCGCGATGTGAAGTCGCGCATCGCTGCCCGAGCGGCTGCGTTGGTGCAGGATGGCGATACCTTGATCCTTGATTCTGGCTCGACAACGGCACAGATCGTCCCGTTTCTTAAGGCGCGTCGAGATCTGGTGGTGATGACCAACGCCCTGAATATCGCCTGTGAATTGACCGGTTATGAGCAGGTTGAGGTACTGGTTTTAGGCGGCAATATGCGGCCTAACTCGTACTCACTGTATGGTCATGCCGCCGAGCAGCAGCTGCGCCAGTATCACTTCGACCGCTTATTCCTCGGTGTCGATGGCTTTGATCTGGAGTGTGGCATTACCACTCCCCATCGCGGCGAGGCACAACTCAACCGAGTGATGTGTGATGTTGCCAGCGAGATTATTGCCGTCGTTGATGCCAGTAAATTCGGGCGAAAAAGCTTTTGTACCATTCGCGGCGCGGCACAGATCCAACGTGTGATCACCGATAGCCGCATCCCGGAGGTGTATCACCGTACGCTGCTTGATTTAGGCGTGGAGGTGATTATCGCCGACGGTTGA